The Deltaproteobacteria bacterium genome includes a window with the following:
- a CDS encoding ATP-binding protein, translating into MADSIISLLEERIKRYHLPLMPVIWGVTCLIIGGLVAIGLHGYNSTEKAVATQFNNQQLMLAQQAARGIENFLGEIRATATLLTYLPEVQKLPQGGVNPEETLRSLYKSFGGKVNFLRLEDRQGMLISVYPPEAWQEEVGKDFSSSSYLQQARRTGKPVMTDLLLKGRRKNSDEQQFLGSILIAAPIFRSSEFLGILGCGLDFEQVNEQYLNPIRSGFSGGFWMINQEGRFIAHYDPEFLGKNAFTARKERDPRLSYERIDQIMREMMLRGKSGTDEYISGWHRGERGKIKKLIAYAPVQIDEQIWSVAVVAPYSDVTQVVWAGFKNSALLLFIMACTLLAGTYVGHKINQGRIRAEEKVRWGEEIVRSQNRLQTLFDGAPDAIAIVDRNFRISMVNKTGLNWYKKSPKDFIGKICYQEFQGRSDLCPNCPAEESFRTGQAAFRERASLIADGTKHYLQLHSFPLCNRNGEVVEVVEYVKDVTAEKNLHQQIVQSERLAVVGRMSANVAHEIKNPLGTIVLNAELLEEELARFAGQDSTEARNLLGVIKAEIDHLIEVVEEYLQFARLPKVKLEQGNINEVIADLLLFLREEATERKVEVVEELETFLPPVQIDAKQLRQAFLNIVKNSFEAMPEGGKLTVSTGWENGQVTVSIADTGRGIAEENLELVFTPFFSTKHGGTGLGLSITSHIIQEHRGTISLKSYVDLGTIFTIRLPALPSD; encoded by the coding sequence ATGGCGGATTCTATTATCAGCCTTTTGGAAGAGCGGATAAAACGTTACCATCTTCCCCTTATGCCGGTAATCTGGGGAGTCACTTGCCTAATTATTGGCGGGTTAGTGGCCATTGGCCTGCACGGCTATAATTCTACAGAAAAGGCCGTGGCCACACAGTTTAATAACCAGCAGTTAATGCTTGCCCAACAAGCGGCCCGGGGAATAGAAAATTTCCTGGGTGAAATCCGCGCGACGGCCACCCTTCTCACCTACCTTCCTGAAGTGCAAAAGCTTCCCCAAGGAGGGGTAAACCCAGAGGAAACTCTCCGGTCTCTCTATAAAAGTTTTGGGGGAAAAGTCAATTTCCTTAGGCTTGAAGACCGCCAAGGGATGTTAATTTCAGTCTATCCCCCCGAAGCTTGGCAAGAAGAAGTAGGGAAGGATTTCAGTTCCAGTTCCTATTTGCAGCAAGCCCGGCGTACAGGAAAACCGGTGATGACCGATCTGCTCCTGAAAGGGAGAAGAAAAAATTCCGACGAACAGCAGTTTTTGGGGTCCATTTTAATTGCCGCCCCAATTTTTCGCTCTTCAGAATTCCTGGGGATTTTAGGTTGTGGACTGGATTTTGAACAGGTCAATGAACAATACCTCAACCCCATCCGTTCGGGATTTTCTGGGGGATTCTGGATGATTAATCAAGAGGGAAGATTTATTGCCCACTATGATCCAGAATTTTTGGGTAAGAATGCTTTCACGGCCCGAAAAGAACGGGACCCTCGCCTTAGTTATGAGCGCATCGATCAAATTATGAGAGAGATGATGCTCCGGGGAAAATCGGGGACGGACGAATATATTTCCGGCTGGCACCGGGGAGAGCGGGGAAAGATCAAGAAGCTGATTGCCTATGCGCCGGTTCAAATCGATGAACAGATATGGTCGGTCGCTGTCGTTGCTCCTTATTCGGACGTTACTCAGGTGGTATGGGCTGGCTTTAAAAATTCTGCCTTGCTTTTGTTCATTATGGCCTGTACCCTTCTGGCAGGAACATACGTTGGCCACAAGATTAATCAGGGACGCATCCGGGCAGAGGAGAAAGTACGATGGGGAGAAGAAATCGTCAGGAGCCAGAACCGCTTGCAAACCCTCTTCGACGGAGCCCCAGATGCCATCGCCATTGTGGACCGAAATTTCCGCATCTCCATGGTCAATAAAACCGGCTTGAACTGGTACAAAAAGTCTCCGAAAGATTTTATCGGAAAAATCTGTTATCAGGAATTTCAAGGGAGGTCTGACCTTTGTCCCAACTGCCCGGCGGAAGAATCTTTCCGAACGGGCCAGGCGGCTTTTCGCGAGCGAGCCAGCTTAATTGCCGATGGAACCAAGCACTACTTGCAACTCCACTCTTTCCCTCTATGCAACCGGAACGGGGAAGTCGTGGAAGTGGTAGAGTACGTTAAGGACGTCACCGCCGAAAAGAATCTTCATCAGCAGATCGTCCAGTCGGAGCGACTGGCAGTTGTGGGCAGGATGTCAGCGAACGTGGCCCATGAGATTAAGAACCCCTTAGGAACAATTGTTTTGAATGCCGAACTTCTGGAAGAAGAGTTGGCCCGGTTTGCCGGGCAAGACTCAACGGAAGCCCGCAATCTTTTGGGGGTGATCAAAGCGGAAATCGACCATCTGATCGAGGTTGTCGAAGAATACCTGCAATTCGCCCGTCTGCCCAAAGTGAAGCTGGAGCAAGGGAACATCAATGAAGTTATCGCCGATCTGCTTCTTTTCCTCCGGGAAGAAGCCACGGAACGTAAAGTGGAGGTTGTTGAGGAGTTGGAGACTTTTTTGCCCCCGGTGCAGATCGATGCCAAACAACTCCGCCAGGCTTTTTTAAACATTGTCAAGAATTCCTTCGAGGCCATGCCCGAGGGAGGCAAGCTAACGGTCTCTACGGGTTGGGAAAATGGGCAGGTTACAGTTTCCATTGCCGACACCGGAAGAGGTATTGCCGAGGAAAATTTGGAACTTGTCTTTACCCCTTTCTTCAGCACCAAGCATGGGGGGACAGGTTTGGGCCTATCCATTACCTCGCACATCATTCAGGAGCATCGAGGGACGATCAGCCTGAAAAGTTACGTGGACCTGGGAACGATTTTTACCATCCGCCTGCCCGCTCTGCCTTCCGATTGA
- a CDS encoding sigma-54 dependent transcriptional regulator → METAANKNILLVDDHKPFRDSLAKILEGEGLRVFPAIDGEEALDILRKEFIHLVLTDLKMPKMDGVELLKVAKTIRPEVEVILITGYGTVDTAVTAMKDGAFDYIQKPFKPREILKLVRKAMEKQSLVLENRMLQERIKDFQKVEKIVGRSPAMKKVLEIVAQVAPSSATVLIQGESGTGKEVIAQAIHDLSPRANHPFIKVSCAALPETLLEAELFGYERGAFTGAIARKEGRFELANGGTLFLDEIGEVSPTVQVKLLRVLQVGEFERLGGTKTIRADVRLVAASNVNLLEAVEKKVFREDLYSRLNVITLTLPPLREREGDIPLLAHHFLEIFKKKNNKDVKGFTQEALEVMLRYPWPRNVRQIENAIERAVVLTKGEIIVPGDLPPEILKAMAWPAGEKAAMMDEKTISISLGTPLEIIEKRVIEETLRHSRGDKNLASKILGISARTIYRKIEEEKKGEETES, encoded by the coding sequence GTGGAAACAGCGGCAAACAAAAATATTCTTTTGGTGGATGATCACAAACCTTTCCGTGACTCTTTGGCTAAGATTCTGGAAGGGGAAGGATTACGGGTGTTTCCCGCCATCGATGGAGAGGAAGCGCTGGACATCCTCAGGAAGGAATTTATTCATCTGGTGCTCACGGATTTGAAAATGCCCAAGATGGATGGAGTTGAACTGCTGAAGGTGGCCAAAACGATCCGCCCAGAGGTGGAAGTGATCTTGATCACAGGCTATGGAACCGTGGATACGGCTGTGACGGCCATGAAAGATGGGGCTTTCGATTACATCCAGAAACCTTTCAAACCCCGGGAGATTCTCAAACTGGTTCGCAAAGCCATGGAAAAACAATCTCTGGTCTTGGAAAACCGCATGCTCCAGGAGCGGATTAAGGATTTTCAGAAGGTCGAGAAAATTGTCGGCCGGAGCCCTGCCATGAAGAAGGTCCTGGAGATCGTTGCCCAAGTGGCTCCCAGCTCGGCCACGGTCCTTATCCAGGGCGAAAGCGGAACGGGAAAAGAAGTCATCGCCCAAGCCATCCATGACTTAAGCCCCCGGGCAAATCACCCTTTCATCAAGGTTAGCTGCGCAGCCCTGCCCGAGACCCTCCTGGAGGCAGAATTATTTGGGTACGAACGGGGGGCTTTTACTGGCGCCATTGCCCGCAAGGAAGGAAGGTTCGAACTGGCCAATGGCGGTACCCTTTTTCTGGACGAAATTGGGGAAGTCAGCCCGACCGTACAAGTTAAGCTTTTGCGGGTCTTGCAAGTAGGCGAGTTCGAACGTTTGGGGGGAACGAAAACCATCCGGGCGGATGTGCGCTTGGTTGCAGCTTCGAATGTGAATCTCCTAGAAGCCGTGGAGAAAAAAGTCTTCCGGGAAGACCTTTATTCCCGCCTCAATGTCATCACTTTAACCCTCCCGCCGCTTAGAGAAAGGGAAGGGGATATTCCTCTTTTGGCCCACCATTTCCTGGAAATATTTAAGAAGAAAAACAATAAAGATGTGAAAGGGTTTACCCAGGAGGCCTTAGAGGTGATGCTTCGTTATCCCTGGCCTCGCAATGTGCGCCAGATAGAAAACGCCATCGAAAGGGCAGTGGTTTTGACCAAGGGAGAAATAATCGTGCCCGGGGATCTGCCACCGGAAATCCTGAAAGCGATGGCATGGCCTGCGGGCGAGAAGGCTGCCATGATGGATGAAAAGACCATTTCTATTTCTCTGGGAACGCCTCTGGAGATAATTGAGAAGCGAGTCATCGAAGAGACTTTGCGCCATTCCCGGGGCGACAAGAATTTGGCTTCTAAAATATTAGGGATTTCAGCCCGGACGATCTACCGCAAGATTGAGGAGGAGAAAAAAGGGGAAGAAACAGAGAGTTGA